The genomic window CCGCGGGCGCGGCCACCGAGGGGCCGGCGAACGGGCGGCTCGCCGGTCGGGGGCTTGAGGAGCTGGCGGCGGCACCCGAATGCACGGCGAACCGCCCGAGCTCCGCCGCCTCGGCGAATCGCCCTCCGACGCTCCCCGCGCGCAGGGCGTCGAGGGCGGCCCGGGTGCCGGTGGTCGAGGACCGCGCCCCGGCCCGGCGCAGGGCTTCGTGGATCGCGCTGACGATCAGCGCCCGCACCAGCCCCGGCTCGCGGAAGCGCAGCTCGGTCTTGGCCGGATGCACGTTCACGTCGACCAGGGCGGGATCGCAGGTGAGGTGGAGCGCGAGCACCGGGTGGCGGTCGGAGCTCATGGTGTCGGCATAGGCGCCGCGCACGGCGCCGAGCAGCAGCCGGTCGCGCACGGGGCGGCCGTTGACGACGAAGTGGATGTGGCTCGCCGCGCCGCGGTGGAAGGTCGGCAGGCCGGCGTGCCCCTGGAGCGCGAACCCCTCGCGGGCCATGTCGACGGGCACGGCATTGCCGGGAAAGTCCGGCCCCAGCACCGCCCCGAGCCGGCGCAGGAAGCCGGCCGGGCCCGGCTCGCTCTCGGCGGGAAACACCGTCGGGCTGCCGCTCTCGGTGCGAAGCGTGAAGCGGATCCGCGGCTGCGCCACCGCGAGCCGGCGCAGGATCTCGGAGACGGCCGCCGTCTCGGCCCGGTCGGATTTGAGGAATTTCAGCCGGGCCGGGGTCGCGGCGAAGAGTTCGGTCACCTCGATGCGGGTGCCCCGCGCGGCGGGGGCCGGGCGCACCGGGCCCTTGGCGCCGGAATCGATCGTCAGGCTCACCCCCTCCCCGTCCGCGGTGCGCGAGGTCAGGGTGAGCCGCGACACCGCGCCGATCGAGGGCAGGGCCTCGCCGCGAAAGCCCAGCGAGCCGATCCGGGTGAGGTCGCCGTCGGGGAGCTTCGAGGTGGCGTGGCGCTCGACCGCCAGCGCCAGGTCGTCGGCTCCCATGCCGATGCCGTCGTCGACGACGCGGATCAGGCGCCGCCCGCCGCCCTCGATCGCCACCTCGACGCTGCGCGCGCCGGCATCGATGGCGTTCTCGACCAACTCCTTGACGGCGGAGGCCGGCCGCTCGACCACCTCGCCCGCGGCGATGCGGTCGACCAGGATCGGGTCGAGGCGGCGCACGTGCGCCCGGGGCGGGGCGAGGGGTTCGGGGGCGGCGGACATCGCTGCCGAATATAGGAGGGTTGCGCATGACCCGATAGGCGACGGGTTCGGGCCGTCCACCGCGCCGCCGCTCCCGCTTCGTGTCCGGGCGGTCCGCTCCGGCGGGCACCGTCGTCGCGAGCACCGGCGAAGCGATCCAGCGGCGCGACCGATCCGGAAAGGCGCGGCGCGTCCGGCTCGCTCCGGCTCCGCCTCGCGATGAGCCTGAAGTGGATGCCCTCGTCCGAACGGTTCGAACGGAGACCCCTTCGTCCCCTCACCCCCGCGGCAGCATCCGGTCGCTGATGATGCGGCGCTGGATCTCGCTGGTGCCCTCGAAGATCGTGGTGAGGCGGGCGTCGCGCCAGTAGCGCTCGATCCGCCGCTCGGTGGTGTAGCCGTTGCCGCCGTGGAGCTGCATCGCTTGGTTCGTCACCCGCACCGCCATCTCGGTGGCCAGGAGCTTCACGCTCGCCGACTCGCTCTCGGCAGCCTCGCCCGCGTCGAGGAGGTGGGCGACCTGTTGCCAGTAGGCGCGGGCCTGCGCCACCTCCGCCGCCATGTCGGCGAGCGCGAAGCGCAGGGCCTGGAACCCGCCGATCGGCTGGCCGAACTGCTCGCGCTCCTGAAGGTAGGCGGTGCAATCCTCCACCGCGGCCCGCGCCACGCCGACGGCGCGGGCCGCGGTGTGGACCCGGGCGATGTTGAGGCCGCGCTGCACCGAGGCGAAGCCGCCGGAATCCGCGTCCGCCCCCTCGTCGCCGTAGAGGCCGGTGAGCCGGTCGCGCTCGGGCACGCGCACGCGATCGAGGTTCAGCTCGAAGGTGAGGAAGCCGTGATAGCCGATCTTGTCGATGACTTTGCCGGTCATGCCCGCGGGGAAGGTGCCGGGCTCCTTGACCACGAGGAACGGTTCGAGGCCGGCCGAGCGCGGCTCGCCGGGCCCGGGGTCGCGCACCCGGGCCAGCACCTCGATGAAGTCGGCCCCTTGCGCGAAGCCGGCCCAGCGCTTGGTGCCGGTGAGCACCCATGCGTCGCCCTCGCGCTCGGCGCGGGTCTGCACCCCGGCGAGGTCCGAGCCGGCGGTGGGTTCCGACAAGGCGATCGAGCCGATCCACCGCCCCCTGGCGGATTTGGCGAGCAGCGCCCGGCGGCGCTCGTCGTCCAGCGTCTGCGTGCCGAGCCCCTGGCCGCGGGCGAGGATCGAGCCGGTGGAGAGCCACGCGCGGGCGAGTTCCTCCGAGACGAGGCAATATTCGAACACGCCGAGCCCGAGGCCGCCGGACTCGGCGGGAATCGTGATGCCGAACCAGCCCTTCTCCGCCATGGCGTCGATCAGCGAGCGCGGCATCTCCCCTTTTTGCGGATCGAGCGCGTCGGCCAGCGGCAGGATCACGTCGCGGGCGAACGTCCGCGCCTCCGCCTGGAGCGCGACGCGGCGTTCCGTGCGCCAGGGCGGGAGCAGCTCCGGCGGGCGCGGCGCCTTGAAGTCCGGCTTCACGAAGTCCGACTTGGCGAAGTCCGGCTTGGCCATGGTTCCTCCCGGTTCTTGTCTCGGTTCGCCCGAGCCGAACGCTCAAGTTGGCGAAACGTTCGCGCGGGCCCGGCTCACGCGACGCTCGCGAGAGACCCTTGCGGGGACCCTTGCAGAGACCCTTGCGCTGAGGCCCGCCCGCCCCCAGAACGCCGCCCATGCTGCGCGTCAACGATCTCACCTACCGCATCGGCGAGCGGGTCATCCTCGATGCCGCGACCTTCGCGATCCCCGACCGGGCCCGCGTCGGGCTGGTGGGCCGCAACGGCGCGGGCAAGACCACCCTGTTCCGGGCGATCCTCGGCGACCTGCCGACCGATGCCGGGGCGGTCTCGCTGCCGAAGGGCATGCGCATCGGCGCGGTGGCGCAGGAGGCGCCGGCCGGGCCCGAGACCCTGCACGCGGTGGTGCTCGCCGCCGACACCGAGCGCGCCCGGCTGATGCGCGAGGCGGACGGCGCCGACGGCCTGCGCCGCGCCGAGATCGAGACGCGGCTCGTCGATATCGGCGCGCATTCGGCCCCGGCCCGGGCGGCGGCGATCCTGCACGGGCTCGGCTTCGACGCGGCGGCGCAAGCGCGCCCCTGCTCCGACTTCTCCGGCGGCTGGCGGATGCGGGTGGCGCTCGCCGCGGTCCTGTTCTCCGAGCCCGACCTGCTGCTGCTCGACGAGCCCACCAACTACCTCGACATCGAGGGCACGCTCTGGCTCTACGACTACCTGGAAAAGTACCCGCGCACGGCGATCGTCATCAGCCACGACCGGGAGCTGCTCGACACCTCGGTCGATCACATCCTGCACCTCGACCGCGGCAAGCTGACGATCTACCGGGGCGGCTTCACCAGCTTCAGCCGGCAGCTCTCCGAGAAGCGGGTGCTCCAGGCCAAGGCGAAGGCCAAGCAGGACGCCGAACGGGCCCACCTCCAGAGCTTCATCGACCGCTTCAAGGCCAAGGCGACCAAGGCGCGGCAGGCCCAGTCGCGGATGAAACGGCTCGCCAAGATGGAGCCGATCGCCGCGCTCCTGGAAGACGAGGCGCCGGTGATCCACCTGCCGAGCCCGGAAAAGCCGCTCTCGCCGCCGATCGTCGCGATGGAGCGGGTGCAGGCCGGCTACGGCGAGCGGATCGTGCTCTCGGGACTCAACCTGAGCCTCGCCCCCGACGACCGGGTGGCGCTCCTGGGCGCCAACGGCAACGGCAAGTCGACCTTCTGCAAGCTGATCGGCGGGCGCTTGGCCCCGCTGGCCGGCGAACTGAAACGCGCCTCGAAGATGGAGGTCGCCTACTTCGCCCAGCACCAGCTCGACGAGCTGCGCCCGGCCGAGAGCGCGGTGGCGCATGTGCGCGGCCGGATGCCCGACGCTCCGGAAGCGAAGGTCCGCTCGGCCGCCGCCCGTCTCGGTTTCCCCGCGTCGAAAGCCGACACGCCGGTGGAAAAGCTCTCCGGCGGCGAGAAGGCGCGCCTGCTGATGGGGCTCGCCGCCTTCGGCGGGCCGCACCTGCTCATCCTCGACGAGCCGACCAACCACCTCGACATCGAGAGCCGGCAGGCGCTGGTCGAGGCGATCAACGACTACGAGGGGGCGGTGATCCTCGTCTCCCACGACCGCTTCCTGATCGAGGCCTGCGCCGACCGGCTCTGGATCGTCGGCGACGGCTCGGTGAAGACCTTCGACGGCGACATGGACGACTATCGCCGCCTCGTGCTGGCCGGCCCGGAACGGTTGGAATCCGCGAACGAATCCACCGGCGGCCAGCGGGCCGAGGCCCGCCGCTCGGCGGTGGAGCGGCGCGCGGCGCTGGCGCCCCTCAGGAAGCGCCTCGACGCGATCGAGGCGCGGATGGCCAAGCTCTCGGGGGCGATCGGGAAGATCGACGCGGCGCTCGCCGACGGCACCGCCTTCCTCAAGGATGCGGCCAAGGCCGGCGACTTGGCCCGGATGCGCGCCGAGGCGGCCGAGGCGCTGGCCAAGGCGGAGGAGGAGTGGCTCGAGGTGAGCGGGGAGATCGAAGGGGCCAATCAATAAAGCCCTGGATCCAAAATTTCAATCCAAGACATATCAAATTTACGAATGCAGTTCGTGTGCCAATGATGTTAAATTCGTTTTATATTCCTTCTGACCAGGGGCGGCAGTGCCTTGAGTGGGCGGCCGATGAATTTGCATGCGATGGATCTTGAATGGACCGCTTCGCATAATTTCGAGTTTTTTCAAATCAAATATTGACGATGGTGCCTTTTCGAAAGCAATGCGGAGCAAGAATTTTGCTTCGATTGCTGACCTGTTTGGTTTTTTCCTCATAAGCGGTGGCATTTTTATGCTATTGCTGAGCACCGTTGGCGCCTGGATCTCGGGAACGCCTGGACTGGCATGGACGGTGTTCGGCCTGGGATTGCTTTTGGGAGGTGCGAGCTTCGTCAGCGGCTGGCTTCTCGGCCTGCTGTTCGGCATCCCCAGAACTCTGGCGCGTCCTCAGCCCTTGCCTGCCACGCCCGACGCAACGGACACCGCCTCGACGCGTCGGGCCGCGGCCTCTCGCGTCAACACGAATCTCGAAGACGTCTCCGACTGGCTGACCAAGACCCTGATCGGCGTCGGACTCACGCAGCTCTACGTATTCCCGGAAAAGCTCTGGTCGATCGCGGGACAGATCAACGAGTCCGGCTTTGGCTGGAAGCCGCACGGCCAGCTTCTTGCCCTGGCTCTGATCCTCTACTTTGCTCCAGGCGGCTTCTGGCTGGGCTACGTCGCGACCCGGACCGTCCTCACGAAGCTTTTCGACAGTATGGAAGAGGCAGCCGCGGATGCCGACATCGTGCTGGCTCAGGACCAACTGCAACTCAACATCAAGGGCAACGAATTGCAGCCGGCGACCGATCCCGCCGTCGCCAACGCAGATCGTTCGCTGCTAAAGCTGCCGATGCACGCAATGGAAACGCCGAGGCAACTCGCGGCCTGGGGCGTTGCCCGTGCCCGCGTCGGGGAATGGCCGGCGGCGCTGACCGCCGTCGAACAAGCTGCCGTTGCCGATCCCAAAGACATCCTGATCAAGGACGCGCTGGCCAAGCTGTATACCGTCCAGAATCGAAGGCCGGACGCGGAGCGGGTGCTTCGCGATGCGCCTCCAACGGATACAGCCGTTCTGTGGGCCCTGTACGAACCGGCTCCCGACGGCTTCCGGCGCGCCATCCAACTCGGCGAGACGATCCTGGCCGATCCCAAACAGGGCCACAGCGTCAATCTTCGCGTCTGGCTGGCCTGCGCCTACGGTCAGCAGCATGCGGATGCCGAGGCGCGAGCCGACGAAGCGTTGGCTCACACGTCCCGAAACAAGGCCGTCGAGAACGTCAAGGCTGCCCTGAACGTAAATCCGGGCGTCCGGCCGTGGCTGTATGCGCTCTGGAAGCCGTCCGAGGACTCGGTCGACGATGATCTGAAGAGCCTGGGCGACGATCCGGAAGTAGCAGCCCTGCTCGCGCCTTCGCCGTCCCAACCCGCTCGCGCGGGTGGGCGCATCGGATCGGACAGTGAGAACCCTGCGCCACGCCAGACGGGCAGGCCCGCAGCCGAGCCATAATCCTCGGCAACACGGTCGATCTCAGGACGTTGTCGCAGGCGCATCGCGACCGGTGCGGGGTGAGCAGCGACCGGATATGCCTCGACGCCTTTTGAAAGGTTCCGCCCTCCTGCCGCTGGCGGCGGCCGGCGCCTGGATCGCCTGGAGCCATCTCGGGCTGAACCGGGCCGGTCCCCTGCCCCCGGCCCTGTCGGGGCGGCGCACCACCCTGCGCACGCGGGCGGGCCGGGTGAACCTCTACGCCGCGGATGCGCGAGCGGGCCGACCGCTGCTCCTGATCCACTCGGTCAACGCCGCCGCCAACGCCTACGAGGTCCGGCCGCTCTACGAGCATTACCGCCGGAGCCGGCCGGTCTACGCGCTCGAACTGCCGGGCTTCGGTTTCTCGGAGCGGGCGGACCGGATCTACACGCCCCGGCTGATGACCGACGCGATCCTCGACGCGGCCGCCGAGATCGCCGGCCGCCACGGCGGCGCGGCGCTCGACGCCATCGCCCTCTCGCTGCCTTGCGCCTACCTCGCCCGCGCCGCGCTGGAGCGGCCCGACCTGTTCGCGACGCTGGGCCTGATCAGCCCGACCGGCTTCGACGCCCGGCTGTCGGGCCGCGGGCCGGCGGACACCGACCGCGGCAACCCGCTCGCGCGGCAGCTCGCCGCCTTCCCGCTCTGGGGCCGGCCGCTGTTCGACGCGCTGGTGAGCGGCCCGAGCATGCGCTTCTTCCTGGAAAAGACCTGGGGCAGCCGCGACATCGACGAGGGCCTGTTCGCCTACGACCGGATCTCGGCCGGGCAGCCGGGGGCCGAGCACGCGCCGTTCTCGTTCCTCGCGGGCTACCTGTTCCCGGACGACACCACCCGGGTCTACGAGGCGCTGAACCTGCCGGTCTTCATGGTGCACGGCGCGCGGGGCGACTTCGTCGATTACCGCCACGTCGGCACGGTGGCGGGCCGCCCGAACTGGACGATCCTGCGGCTCCCCACCGGCGCCTTCCCGCATTTCGAGGACCGGCCGGCGGTGACGAACGCCTACGACGCCTTCCTGGCCGCGCATCGCGGGAACGATGCGTGGGCGTGAGGGAGCGTCAACCTACGGATTCGATCCGGTAGCGCAGCCAGACGGTGCCGTCCTCGAACGGCTCGCAGGCGGTGCGGGTGAGGCGGCGGCGCGCGCCCATGGAATCGCCCTCCGTCCCCTCGAAGTCGAACAGGGCCGGCGTGCCGATCACCCCGTCGACCGCCGGGGCCAGCAGCAGGCTCAGCTCGTCCACGAGCCCGGCCTTCAGCATCGAGCCGTTGATGCGCCCGCCCCCCTCCACCAACAGCCGCTCGATGCCGAACAGGAGCTTGAGCTTGGCGAGCGCCAGGGCGAAATCGACCTCCCGCGCGCCGGCCAGGATGTAGGACTGGCCGCCTGCCCTGAGCCGGCGCAGGCGGTCGTCCGAGGCTTGGCCCGTCGTCAGCACGATGACGTGATCGCCCTCGATGTCGTTGCGCGCGCCCCAATCCATCGCCCCGCGGGCGTCGAGCGCCACGGCGTAGCCGGAGGCGTCGGTGCGGGCGACGTGATCCTCGCGGGAGACCGGCTCCTCGGGCGGGGCGGAGGCGAGCGGTTTCGCGCTGTCGGCGTAGCCCTGCATGGTGATGCGCCCGCACATCCAGGCATCGCCGGCAAGGCGCTTGTGGACCGTCTCGTAATGCGAATCCGCGTCGATGGCAGTCCAGCGCCGCACCTTGATGCGCCCGTCGACCGAGGCGGTCATGTGGCACAGGACGTAGGGGCGCTCCGAGATGTCGGTCATGGCGGTCGTTCCTGCTCTCTGCAACCGGAGGCGGAACTAGACCGGTCTCCCCTTCGGGCCAGGGCAGGCCGCCGCGGCGACGCGCCGCCGGCTTGGCCGGGAGCCGCGGCGCCGGATAGGCTGAAGGCGGCGCTTGGCGAAACGGGACGCTCGGCGAAAGGAGGCGCTTGGCGAAAGGAGGCGCTTGGCGAAACGGCCTTCGCCGGTGCATGTCCTCAGGCGGACGCCCTGCCCTTCGAGGACATCCGGATGACCGACCTGACGCTCGCCGCCGCCCAGACCCTCGTCGCGACCGCCCTGAAGACCGCCCGCGAGCGGGGGCTCAAGCCGCTGGCGGTGGTCGTCTACGACGCCCGCGGCGCCCTCAAATGCCTCGCGGCCGAGGACGGCACCGCACTGCGCCGGGCCGAGGTCGCCCGCGGCAAGGCCAACGGCGCGCTGGCGCTGGGCCTCGGCTCGCGGGCGATCGCCAAGCGCGCCGAGGAGCAGCCGCATTTCGTGGCCGCGGTGAGCCACCTCGTCGGCCCGGACGCCCTGGTGCCGGTGCCCGGCGGCGTGCTGATCCGCGATCGCGAGGGCCGGCTGCTCGGCGCGGTCGGGGTCTCGGGCGACACCTCCGACAACGACGAGATCTGCGCGCTCGCCGGCATCGAGGCGGCGGGGTTGAAGGGGGAGACGGGGGCCTGAGGGGCTGACGACCGTGTTCGGAGGCCCGCACCGCTTGTCCCCTCTCCCCGCTGGGCGGGGAGAGGGGATGCGTCGGAAGCCTGTTCGCTTGTCCGTAAGCCCATGAGCCTCCTCCGGCGCACCATCCTGCAAACCGGCGCGGCGCTCGCCGCCGGGCTCGCCCTGCCGGCACGGGCGGCCTCGCCGGTCTATCGCCGCGGCAACGACGCCGACCCGGAAACGCTCGACCCGCACAAGACCTCGACCGCCGCCGAGGCCCACATCCTGCGCGACCTGTTCGAGGGCCTGCTCACCTACGACAACCTCGGCACCATCATCCCCGGCGCCGCCGAGGGCTGGACCGTCTCCGACGACCGCCTCACCTACCGCTTCCGCCTGCGTCCCGACGGGCGCTGGTCGAACGGCGACCCGGTCACGGCCGACGACTTCCTGTTCTCCCTGCGCCGCATCCTCGACCCGAGGACGGCGGCGAAATACGCCGAGGTGCTGTTCCCGATCCGCAATGCGGCCGCCGTCAACGCCGGCGAGCGGCCGCCGGAGACGCTGGGGGTGGCGGCCCCCGACGCCCGCACCCTGGAGATCGGGCTCTCCGAGCCGGTGCCCTACCTCCTCGAACTCCTGACGCAACAGACCTCGCTGCCGGTGCACCGCCCGTCGCTGGAGCGCTGGGGCGACGCCTTCGCGCGACCCGGCCACCTCGTCTCGAACGGCCCCTACGCGCTCGTCGACTGGATCCCGAACGACCGCATCACCCTGACCAGGAACCCGCATTACCGCGACGCCGCCGCGATCCCGATCGAGCGGGTCGACGTCATCCCGACGCCGGACCTCGCCGCGGCGGTGCGGCGCTACGCGGGCGGTGAGATCGATTCCCTCTCCGACCTGCCCGCCGACCAGATCGCCTCGCTGAAGGAGCGCTTCGGCGCGCAGGTGCGACTCGGGCCGGGGCTCGGCCTGCTCGCCGTCGCCTTCGATCTGCGCAAGAAGCCCTTCGACGACGTGCGGGTGCGCCGCGCCCTCTCGCTCGCCCTCGACCGGGAGTTCCTGGCCGAGATCGTGTGGGGGCAGACCATGGCCCCGGCCTATTCCTTCTGC from Methylorubrum populi includes these protein-coding regions:
- a CDS encoding ABC-F family ATP-binding cassette domain-containing protein, whose protein sequence is MLRVNDLTYRIGERVILDAATFAIPDRARVGLVGRNGAGKTTLFRAILGDLPTDAGAVSLPKGMRIGAVAQEAPAGPETLHAVVLAADTERARLMREADGADGLRRAEIETRLVDIGAHSAPARAAAILHGLGFDAAAQARPCSDFSGGWRMRVALAAVLFSEPDLLLLDEPTNYLDIEGTLWLYDYLEKYPRTAIVISHDRELLDTSVDHILHLDRGKLTIYRGGFTSFSRQLSEKRVLQAKAKAKQDAERAHLQSFIDRFKAKATKARQAQSRMKRLAKMEPIAALLEDEAPVIHLPSPEKPLSPPIVAMERVQAGYGERIVLSGLNLSLAPDDRVALLGANGNGKSTFCKLIGGRLAPLAGELKRASKMEVAYFAQHQLDELRPAESAVAHVRGRMPDAPEAKVRSAAARLGFPASKADTPVEKLSGGEKARLLMGLAAFGGPHLLILDEPTNHLDIESRQALVEAINDYEGAVILVSHDRFLIEACADRLWIVGDGSVKTFDGDMDDYRRLVLAGPERLESANESTGGQRAEARRSAVERRAALAPLRKRLDAIEARMAKLSGAIGKIDAALADGTAFLKDAAKAGDLARMRAEAAEALAKAEEEWLEVSGEIEGANQ
- a CDS encoding heme-binding protein: MTDLTLAAAQTLVATALKTARERGLKPLAVVVYDARGALKCLAAEDGTALRRAEVARGKANGALALGLGSRAIAKRAEEQPHFVAAVSHLVGPDALVPVPGGVLIRDREGRLLGAVGVSGDTSDNDEICALAGIEAAGLKGETGA
- a CDS encoding RibD family protein, with the translated sequence MTDISERPYVLCHMTASVDGRIKVRRWTAIDADSHYETVHKRLAGDAWMCGRITMQGYADSAKPLASAPPEEPVSREDHVARTDASGYAVALDARGAMDWGARNDIEGDHVIVLTTGQASDDRLRRLRAGGQSYILAGAREVDFALALAKLKLLFGIERLLVEGGGRINGSMLKAGLVDELSLLLAPAVDGVIGTPALFDFEGTEGDSMGARRRLTRTACEPFEDGTVWLRYRIESVG
- a CDS encoding acyl-CoA dehydrogenase family protein, with product MAKPDFAKSDFVKPDFKAPRPPELLPPWRTERRVALQAEARTFARDVILPLADALDPQKGEMPRSLIDAMAEKGWFGITIPAESGGLGLGVFEYCLVSEELARAWLSTGSILARGQGLGTQTLDDERRRALLAKSARGRWIGSIALSEPTAGSDLAGVQTRAEREGDAWVLTGTKRWAGFAQGADFIEVLARVRDPGPGEPRSAGLEPFLVVKEPGTFPAGMTGKVIDKIGYHGFLTFELNLDRVRVPERDRLTGLYGDEGADADSGGFASVQRGLNIARVHTAARAVGVARAAVEDCTAYLQEREQFGQPIGGFQALRFALADMAAEVAQARAYWQQVAHLLDAGEAAESESASVKLLATEMAVRVTNQAMQLHGGNGYTTERRIERYWRDARLTTIFEGTSEIQRRIISDRMLPRG
- the mutL gene encoding DNA mismatch repair endonuclease MutL, with protein sequence MSAAPEPLAPPRAHVRRLDPILVDRIAAGEVVERPASAVKELVENAIDAGARSVEVAIEGGGRRLIRVVDDGIGMGADDLALAVERHATSKLPDGDLTRIGSLGFRGEALPSIGAVSRLTLTSRTADGEGVSLTIDSGAKGPVRPAPAARGTRIEVTELFAATPARLKFLKSDRAETAAVSEILRRLAVAQPRIRFTLRTESGSPTVFPAESEPGPAGFLRRLGAVLGPDFPGNAVPVDMAREGFALQGHAGLPTFHRGAASHIHFVVNGRPVRDRLLLGAVRGAYADTMSSDRHPVLALHLTCDPALVDVNVHPAKTELRFREPGLVRALIVSAIHEALRRAGARSSTTGTRAALDALRAGSVGGRFAEAAELGRFAVHSGAAASSSSPRPASRPFAGPSVAAPAGYRAPQRPAFADDRGAGWGEGLNEGLGAGLGAHRDEGRSGFAETPQALFSADLAPPGADLRPEPDTGPDAVAAAEAHPLGAARAQIHETYILAQTREGIVLVDQHAAHERLVYERLKRERTGGGVLAQVLLIPDVVEMAPEAADRLVEAASELERLGLSLEAFGPGAVLVRAVPAALAGGSVRGLVLDVLDALDASGVEEGGPAGAGDPDPVSRRLDALLSCMSCHGSIRAGRRLKPEEMNALLREMEATPLSGSCNHGRPTFVTLGLADIERLFGRR
- a CDS encoding peptide ABC transporter substrate-binding protein — encoded protein: MSLLRRTILQTGAALAAGLALPARAASPVYRRGNDADPETLDPHKTSTAAEAHILRDLFEGLLTYDNLGTIIPGAAEGWTVSDDRLTYRFRLRPDGRWSNGDPVTADDFLFSLRRILDPRTAAKYAEVLFPIRNAAAVNAGERPPETLGVAAPDARTLEIGLSEPVPYLLELLTQQTSLPVHRPSLERWGDAFARPGHLVSNGPYALVDWIPNDRITLTRNPHYRDAAAIPIERVDVIPTPDLAAAVRRYAGGEIDSLSDLPADQIASLKERFGAQVRLGPGLGLLAVAFDLRKKPFDDVRVRRALSLALDREFLAEIVWGQTMAPAYSFCPPGLDHALPPPLLPGREDGPIDREEAALRLLAQAGYGPGRPLTVEYRFNVTDNNRNTAIALADAWRGLGVETRFVATDAKTHFAYLRDGGPFDLARMSWIADYSDPQNFLFLLRTGNDGLNAGRWSNPAFDGLLTEAAQERDVDRRAQRLFAAEKIVLDELPWIPLLHYRSKALVSPRLHGMHPNIRNVAPTRYLRLDP
- a CDS encoding alpha/beta hydrolase, encoding MKGSALLPLAAAGAWIAWSHLGLNRAGPLPPALSGRRTTLRTRAGRVNLYAADARAGRPLLLIHSVNAAANAYEVRPLYEHYRRSRPVYALELPGFGFSERADRIYTPRLMTDAILDAAAEIAGRHGGAALDAIALSLPCAYLARAALERPDLFATLGLISPTGFDARLSGRGPADTDRGNPLARQLAAFPLWGRPLFDALVSGPSMRFFLEKTWGSRDIDEGLFAYDRISAGQPGAEHAPFSFLAGYLFPDDTTRVYEALNLPVFMVHGARGDFVDYRHVGTVAGRPNWTILRLPTGAFPHFEDRPAVTNAYDAFLAAHRGNDAWA